Within the Miscanthus floridulus cultivar M001 chromosome 17, ASM1932011v1, whole genome shotgun sequence genome, the region cgcttccagtaagataccagacatgaccggacacgtacggtcggtcacgatcggacatagcactagcgtccggtcacttccagcttctctgctctgcctgTGTCACCACACGTCACCTTAACCGGACGCacacatccagcgtccggtcacttccagcgccagcgtccggtcgatgaccgacaccTACACATTGTCTGTCaccattgaccgaacgctggaccccagcgtccggtcactgcgtgaccagagtccggtccactctgtgggacctttctcacctCCGTTttatcaccgagttgatccatatcaactccaacttcatctccttagcaaatgtgccaacaccaccaagtgtacaccaccatatgtatgtgtgttagcattttcacaattattttccaaaggattagccactcaacttgccacgtcactcaatcctagcaacgatgcaaggttagatcactcgagtggcactagatgaccgatatgcaaataagtttgcccctattgatagtacggccatctatcctaaacccgatcgcAAACATCTCTgcgcacctatgaccggtgaaatgaaatgccctaggttatacctttgccttgcgcattccattccatctcctccaatgtcgatgaaacacatgcaccaacacgatcaacaatgatatgatccacttcatatcatcacgtgatcatattggttcatcgatcttgacttcacttgcttttcaccgttgccttcgtccattggcaccaagtcttgctcaagcttcaccgccacgtggtccatcgctccaaagcctccgacttgcccttcacacttacaactggtccatcaagccaagtcttgtcttgatcttctccatcttgatcacatgactcaatgtcatgtctcatgtgcaatgagctccttcatcatcacatgtgtgagctttgcaacatctccaagccattttcaccttcatggcatatgttgctcacacatatgtacctgtggactaatcacctgtgtatctcacataaacataattagtccacctaggttgtcactcaattaccaaaaccacacaaagaCCTTTCAACTACTACTCGGGAGgtggaagatattagtttggaaagtcaagtagtgcctaggaaggatacctttcgatatttatgatcaatgctacagagagatggggatattgatgaagatgttagccatagaatcaaagcagggtggatgaagtggcggcaagcatctggtgtcctatgtgacaaaaggatactacagaagctaaaaggcaagttttataggatggcgattagacttgctatgttgtatggtgcagaatgttggcatacgaaaagacgacatgttcaacagataagtgtcgtggaaatacgtatgttgcgttggatttgcggtcatacaagaagggatcgagttcggaacgatgatatacgtgatagattatggtagcaccaattgaagaaaagcttgtccaacaccggttgagatggtttggacatgtccaacggagacctccagaggcaccggtgcgtagtggaatcctaagtcaggatagtaacgtgaagagaggcagaggaagaccgaagttgacttgggtagagtcaataaaaggagacttgaatggatggaatatacccaaagacttagccttagataggagtgcttggaagacagctattcacgtgcctgaaccttgattgcttctgctgggtttcaactctagcctaccctaacttgtttgggacttaaaggcttaaTCCCTGTGAGAGTTGTAGCCTTAATCTTGCTCTATATGAATTAATATCCTGCTGCTTGTCAAGTTTGCATGAGACTTTGCTCAGTTCATGTGTAACGACTGGCTACCAAGGTTTCATCCTTTTTGTTATGTCATTTTGATGCAATAGGGGAACCATCTTTTCAAGCAATCATTAGTTAGTGACTGAAGCTTAATTTATTCTCTTTGCTTGAGAAATATACTTTGTTGTTCTGCTGCTCAAGTTGGACAGACCAGTTTGCTTGAGCATTGTTTCTTCCGCTGCACCTGAGTTAAGCCAACATTGTTGTTTTTTGTATTTTTAGTAATAGCTGTGAGCTCTTGCTATTTTCTAGCGCTTTGTCCTCTGCAAGTGCAGTACCCATTTTCAGCAGCTAGTCCTAAAGCTTATTCCTTATTAGTTTGGTCGGCAAGTGTGCTTACATTGTATGGTCTCTTGTGTGTTTATCTGTTAGCTGTTTTTTTCCAAGTTGCAATTGCACCATAGAAATTCTTGTAACTATCTATTAGTTTCCTATGTAATTGTTTGGCTTGCAGGCATGTATAATTTTGTGGGTGAGGATTTCATTGCCGAGCTTATATGGATAGCATTCACCTATCTATATAAGCTAGCTGCAACCCGCTGCAATTAGAATGCAACTGGTTGCATCAACTATATGCTGTGTCATTCTTTTAAATGGCTGCAGAATGTGGAATTTTTGTAGTCAGTATGTGTCCATAGTTGTAGTTATCCTATATCCCAAATTGTAACTGAGTATGAAATGGACTAGAAATTGTCTGTAATTGAGTTTGCAATTGATTTAGCTGTACCTACTTGTAGCGGAGTTTCGACAAACTAGTAGCCACCACTGAGATTCTGTGATTCAGAGCCTCACTGTATGATCATATCCAGGGGTATTTTTTTTATGATCATGTGCAGACTACTCCAACAGGCAAGTTGCAATTGACATGGTACTTGCCTGTTGTTTTCTATAGCCCTAATGCTCAGAGAAACTTGCCTGTTGATTTTGAATAGTTGTTGTTTGTAGTATCCTCCTCATGGCTTTTTGGGGTTCTACATTTTAGTCAACTTGTGATTGAGGTAATGGTTTACTTCGTTTGGTTAGGACTAATCTAAAACATGCTATACATAGAAGAAGCACTCGAATGGAAATAGCCTCATTCAGTCATTCTGAGGTCTGTAGTGTTCATAGTGCTGCATAGGATTTAGCAGTCCTTTGACAGATTCTTAACTTGGTCCAAATTGTCCGATTGCCATAGTAGTAGCACTGATAGTCCAACAATTTGACTGCACACAAACAATGGCCACAGTAACAATTGTAGCTCCACTTTGCCCGATGAGAGTATATACCACCACCAAGCCACCAATAGATATAATCAACTAATCTTAagatgtttttgttttttttttctgtactTATGGATGTGAGGGTCACTTTCAACTAGTTATACTGTCTGCTCTTTAATTTTGTTATGATATCCTGTTGAAGGCTATAAGTTTGTATTTTCATTTCTGTCAACCTACAGGATCGATCGTCGTAAACAAAAGAAGGAGACGGACTTTGAGACCTTGCACCGTGACTACATCGACCACTGGAAAAACTTTCATGAGAACTTGTATGAGAATTACCAGCCCCACACGAACGAGAACTCGTACCTATCTTGGTACAGACGAGCAACAAGGATCAAGTTTAAGGTGCAATGGACCCAAACAGGCTATGCCGACattgagtcctccgacgatgaacaAACGTCTTATGACCTTGCGAGGAGGGCCGGGACGCAGGTGGAGCCTGCACCGATCCTGGACCGAGTGGTAATGTCAACTATAACCCCATCATTTAAATACCATTGCATGCAGTTGCCTGTGCCGGTGTCCGCTTATTTTGCTTGTAGCTAAGCAAGGCCTGAAATTTTTTACTCCCGGCAGCACAATAACATCACATTTACAAAGCATATGTGGTCACAAGCTTACAGAATTAAGCACTGTTGCACTAAGTATGCATATAAATATAatctgtggcgccgagctcggcgtcatgTATTCTGGCACTAAGGTACTGGCCACGTCAACGCCATCTAGGATGTCTTGTTGTGCTTGGCCAAGaacctcggagccaagatctgtggcgccgagacgtgttacctcggcgtcATGAGTCCTGGCGTCGACCCCCAGGGCCTAAAGATAAGTTTACGTCTCCCAGGGGgctaaacgtaaattttctttaaaaaagagctaaattataaaaaaattaggGTTCTCGGTCAAGTGTTTACACTATGACCCTCGTATTAAAATGTCGGTGCTCCGAAAATGGAGTCTTTCGGCCCAGTCCCTACCGTAGCACGGTATAAGTACATGAAAGGAGCTCGAGCTTGGTGTCAAACAGTTTTCAGTTTCACTTTTTTCCAATTCATTTGGTAGGATGTGGGGACCTGAGATACGGGGGGAAGGAGAAACTCTCTTCCAAGCAGAGCCTAATGCTTAGAAGCTCGCTGAGACTGACTATATATATACCTTCAAAAAGCTCACATTCCTAAAGCTAGAGCTAACTTGTTAGTCAAACATCATTTCTATTCTAGTATGCTCCAATTTCAAAGTTCGTCAGAACACACTCTCAAACATACTCGTAGCCGTAGTAGTCATGTCCTACCTCTAGTCCTCTACCCTTTTAAGCAGCCACCCTACATAGCATGATTCTAACATAAAGTAGGAGGTGGCCACCTCAGCCGCTTGAGGCTTACAAACGTCAGAGCAGTCTAATACGCACTATTAAAGGCCTATTTGGTCAGTTAGAGATTGTAAATATCCAACTTGGAGAATGTGGATTGTCAAAATTTAAGCTGCAAAAACTTAAGAAAGGTATTGCTAAAAACCGCTCCAACAAGCTAAGCTCATGCATCAACTAAAGTTTGTGGCTGAAAATTTTTAGTACTTCAGCGCTTAACTGAATAGACTGTTGAAGATGCTCTTACGATGTTACGATGAAGAACAGCTTGGCAGCCCAAATTTGAGTACTTCAGCACTTAACTGACACTATGTTACACAAGCACCGCGCTTCATGCATTCTGGGCTCTGCCCCTGCTTGTGACTGAAATGATTTATCATGTACGAGAGTTGGGACAAAATAATTCAACTAAACACACAATCCAAAGGACGTCATGACTGATTAGTAGTGATTAAGAATGCAAGTTCTAATTATTTTGGGATATTGGATCGACTCAAAGACTTGCTCAAATAAATTAGACGGTATTTCACGTGATTTGAGTGGTGAGACGAGTGAACGAGACGATCAAAAGAAAACACCGCTAGATCCTTAGTCGTGACTCGTGATTCATCTCTTCTCACCCACAGCTATATGTATCTTTCCACAGCATAAGGCCTTCCACCGCCCATAAAATGCACAGCTAAATATGATTCTTTGTTTATTTTCACAATTTAAAACCCACATCTTAATATTTTCTGAGTCTTCAGTTGAGGTGGAAAGAGCTCCGATTTGTCCTGAATTTGCGGGCAAACGGTTTCTGTCCACAGTATTTCAAACTCGATGTTAGACAGTTTGTTAGGACTGACGGAACTGTTGCAGGGAATGATTCTGATAACGCTGGCTGTATCGCTCAAGTCCCTCCAGCCGCAATGCACGCCGGACGGCGGCTGCGCGGCGGCGACGCGGCAGCAGGTGGCCTTCTTCTACGGGGCGCTCTACACCATGGCCATCGGAGCGGGCGGCACCAAACCCAACATCTCGACGTTCGGCGCGGATCAGTTCGACGACTTCGACGCGCGGGAGCGCGAGGTCAAGGCATCCTTCTTCAACTGGTGGATGTTCAGCTCCTTCACCGGCGGCCTTGTCGCCGTGCTCGTCCTCGTCTTCGTGCAGGAGAACGTCGGCTGGGGCGTCGGGTACACCATCCCCACCGTCGGCCTCGCCCTGTCCCTCCTCTTCTACGTGGGCACGCCGTTCTACCGGCACGAGCCCGTCCAGCGGGACACGGCAGCCAGCCCGGCGAGGCTGGTCGGCAGGGTGTTCAGCGAGGCGTTCGTGAACAGGAGGCGCCGGCTTCCCAGCGACGCTGCCGAGCTGCAGGAGCACGAGACCGCGTGGTACACCGCGGCGGGGAAGCGGCGGCTGCATCACACGCGGGCGTTCCGGGTCCTTGGCAGGGCGGCCCTGAGGTCTGACACGAGGCGGCTGCTGCCGTGCACGGTgaccgaggtggaggaggtgaagctGATTATCGGAATGATCGTGGTGTGGCTGTCGACGTTGGTGCCCTGCACGATCTGGGCGCAGGTGAACACCCTGTTCGTGAAGCAGGGCACCACGCTGGACCGCTCCATGGGCGGCGTGCGCATCCCGGCGGCGTCCCTGGGCAGCTTCATCACAATCTCGATGCTGCTCTCCATCCCGGTGTACGACCGCGTGCTGGTGCCGCTGGTCCGGCGCCGCACGGGCAACCCTCGCGGCATCACGCTCCTCCAGCGCTTGGGCATCGGGTGCGCGTTCCAGGTGCTGGTGGTGGCGTGCGCCTACCTCGTCGAAGTCCGGCGTATGCGCGTGATCCGGGAGCGGTCCGTCCACCACGCCGGCGACACCGTGGCGATGAGCATATTCTGGATGCTGCCGCAGTACGTGCTGCTGGGCGTGGACGACGTCTTCAACTCCGTGGGCATCCTCGAGTTCTTCTATTACCAGTCGCCGGACGGGATGCGGAGCCTGGGCACCACCTTCTTCACCAGCGGCCTCGGCGTCGGCAACTTCCTCAACAGCCTTCTTGTGACGCTCGTCGACCGTGCGACGAGGGGGCGGGAGAGCGCCGGCAAGAGCTGGATCGGCGACAACCTCAATGACTCCCACCTTGACTACTGCCACGTGTTCCTCCTGCTTCTGTCGGTGCTCAATATGGCTCTGTTCGTGTGGGTGGCGATGAGATACAAGTACAAGAGGGAGTTCCTGGAGGTCGAGCATCCGGAGTCGGAGATCGCCGGCGGCCAGGAGAGCGGCAAGTTAACGGAAGCGCCATTGACGATCAATGGTGCCCAGCCACCAGTGTGACCGTTGAAGTTCAAGCCAGGTACTAAATAGCATTCATAGTGGCCACAATAGCCGTAGTGGTACCTTAGCGGCATTATTTGACATAGCATACCGCTATAGCGGTCCAAGTTCAGAACAAAACTAGCTTATTTTTAATTTAAGATATATTTGACCGTGAATCAACTCTTCGAATATAATTAGATATCTATTTACACTATTTAAGTTATATATTTATTAGTCTATCATTAGTTTGCATTTAGTTGATTTGATAATGTGTAATAAAGTCATTTTTTAAGACACACATATACCTAAATaaattttttttgagaaacacaTATACCTAAATTATATGAGATTATTAGATAATGTTATTGGAACTTAGCATATGCTATATCGCCCGCTATCCGCAATCTGCAATGTACTACCCCCGTCccgaaaagaatgcaactatagtTTACGTGCCACGAAAAGTTGTTCACTTTTGATCaagtttttagtgaataatattcataGTTATGTCTTTGAATTAATttgttatgaaaatacatttcgtaattaatatGATGatatttgtcggtgtttcgaaccaccGGCTAGTAATTTTGTATCTGCGCGtctagcccggatggtgtgctcggaggacacaaggatttatactggtttgggtggaatgtccctacgtctagtctattgctgctcgtgttatcggcactagtttgtagtaggggttacaaacgggcgagagagggagaaggtcccaagtctctggtgaaaagatcgaACAGAGTTGAATCTTGTTGAGCTCGTTCAGTCGTGTGCTCGTGCCTCTCTCGGGACgtcctgctttctcttttataggtgaaggggaaggcgcaggttacagagagagagaaaagtgagggagaagaaggcctccaagGTCACGGCGTCCTTCATCTCCTTTTATGCGGGTCCCGTcggtcctgtagatgatgacGGGATGGCTCCACGTAGcggccctattcgtcactggcGCTGTACGCAGGCATCGTCTACCGGTCACAGTGCTCCACTATGTTTCGGCGGGCGACGTGGTCAACAGGTACTCCTGTCAGAAGCCGTACGGGAATTCGGCAGCACAGCGCCGGCATGCCCGACACTGTTGGCAACGTGAGCCCCAGGTATGGTCCGTCGTGTCCACGGGTCACGTCGAGACGTGCCCGCTTCCCCCTCGgtgttagaagtttgaccctggggtcgtactcttagacccatagtggttggaggcAGTATGGATCtctgtcgggcgagacggagcccacgcccGAGGGGTCTAGCGAGACGGggcccgtgccctcagggtcgggcaagacagagcccgcgcTCGAGGGGTGTGGCAAGACGGGGCCCGcgcccttggggtcgagcgagaccttAAATACATCTTGGACCATCCGGATGAATTAACGTTCGTGGCCATTAACTTCCTTCCTCCGGGCATCCCTAATATCGATGTTTCggatcaccggctagtaaatttctagtttacGCGTCTGGCCCGGAAAgtgtgcttggaggacacaaggatttatactggttcgggcagaatgtccctacgtccagtctgctgctgctcgtgttaccggcactagtttgtagtaggggttacaaacggacgagagagggagaaggtcccaagtctctggtgaaaagatcgaacggagttgagtcttgttgaactcattcagccgtgtgctcgtgcctCTCTCGGGGGTgttctgcttccccttttataggtgaagggggaGCGTAGGTTATAGAGAGAGAAAGACAGAAAAATGAGAAAAGCGAGGGAGAGACAGAACCCGTGCCCCTCAGGGTCGGACGAGACCTTAAATACGTCTTGGACCATCCGGGCGAATTAACGTTCGTGACCATTAACTTTCTTCCTCCGGG harbors:
- the LOC136515653 gene encoding protein NRT1/ PTR FAMILY 5.1-like; its protein translation is MLDSLLGLTELLQGMILITLAVSLKSLQPQCTPDGGCAAATRQQVAFFYGALYTMAIGAGGTKPNISTFGADQFDDFDAREREVKASFFNWWMFSSFTGGLVAVLVLVFVQENVGWGVGYTIPTVGLALSLLFYVGTPFYRHEPVQRDTAASPARLVGRVFSEAFVNRRRRLPSDAAELQEHETAWYTAAGKRRLHHTRAFRVLGRAALRSDTRRLLPCTVTEVEEVKLIIGMIVVWLSTLVPCTIWAQVNTLFVKQGTTLDRSMGGVRIPAASLGSFITISMLLSIPVYDRVLVPLVRRRTGNPRGITLLQRLGIGCAFQVLVVACAYLVEVRRMRVIRERSVHHAGDTVAMSIFWMLPQYVLLGVDDVFNSVGILEFFYYQSPDGMRSLGTTFFTSGLGVGNFLNSLLVTLVDRATRGRESAGKSWIGDNLNDSHLDYCHVFLLLLSVLNMALFVWVAMRYKYKREFLEVEHPESEIAGGQESGKLTEAPLTINGAQPPV